The Bombus vancouverensis nearcticus chromosome 9, iyBomVanc1_principal, whole genome shotgun sequence genome includes a window with the following:
- the Girdin gene encoding protein girdin isoform X3, with protein MASSEINDLLRGPLVTWFASCLEDPNLLSNYNDLVDGVLLHNVYLQIDPEPLYNAVIPSKGNIITRMKNLQVVVDNMKQFYEEELSHLILKLPDIISLGKEPQSFIGEMKLLLLLLLGCAVQCPNKEKFITNIKALNVQTQLAIVECIKQVTDHQNIVINEDSLDNLDIRYLFAKMRVLSQELDLYRQKWRDVVINGGLGAEEINKVQQSNPVVKSERDDNHHYAVELADCKSRVRKHRQELEEKTEALLECKEELECHKMLLTKLRQENQELMHEARTAKSYRDELDAVMERADRADRLELEVVRYKEKLTDIEFYKTRIEELREDNRVLIETREMLEDQLNSSRRRADKVLELESEILKFKQLVNDMALERAADKEKYQELIEENTQLHKLTKAAANEAALDSSISDSEEPAHTDNRLSEQLTNNAQTRALKLELENRRLVNLIDSLKESSFHENSSRVLELEKEKKKLQLKIESLNDNIERLTQQNSDLELVWKQALEENKKLQNSLQNQRTSSEKQQQEFQTQHTKMIELEKNCDTAVKEKQRVQSLLESVQRRADDLERSLELVNQKVEELKIIENNVKEINSKCLDFESKLVAVEREKDIAQRDVHRYRETIEEKDVALDKATNSIEVLERKVMQLEQELHDSVTQISRLQEIERSSKELDSRAAIDRETLEILQSNLVAEKLNTQQLYTVLEKLGLSDNMLLSLPLDNIVKKIAQIPEVVDYIRKSNNSCCCEKSVSETTNSENNATNNIHNTLEATVEALKKEQEHLNVKLAAAQVASENLLSENAKLQVQITTLQSQNNSLAAQHTALQLANSQLVAEKEELLKERSAHQQIYTQLVHDQVTLQSLHEQLNNEYENLFHEHDALKSNLRDVKNEVRMLRESYEGLKGKNKTLQTEKESLVNDAKSLNNLRGEHSKLKDDFRNLYTATEKLKMEYRNLQEDYRKNKIETNRLSLKLTEMQGELSSRDERCSNLELQINKLNQRCEVLLHMNSGLDNDRRSLMDHITLLFSQYHELLTHSLEDKEHYHMEEKIYTDKVNHLYRQKEKLEDKIMEHYRKLDSCTPKKKGFGANFVRRVRKVGSEFLNKNRRSWAEDLKNSEGKPYESESGGNDSDASTEDHRLAGSTRALGSDTLSLGHPGTRRTVYYTDDSPPPSTTVPEQGDDRRSILLEQTSRSEVQVEPRPVLIYNKVSAVINESNNLNNSGMKDVGQEETIIETPVDKDSKTPQPRLS; from the exons ATGGCATCTTCTGAAATTAATGATCTATTGCGTGGACCTTTAGTAACATGG TTCGCCAGTTGCTTAGAGGATCCTAACTTATTAAGCAATTACAATGATTTGGTGGATGGTGTATTATTACATAATGTATATTTGCAAAT AGATCCAGAACCACTGTATAATGCAGTAATACCTTCAAAAGGAAATATAATAACTCGCATGAAAAACTTGCAAGTCGTAGTAGATAATATgaaacaattttatgaagaagAATTAAGTCATTTAATCCTGAAGTTACCAGATATAATAAGTTTAGGCAAGGAGCCGCAATCATTTATTGGTGAAatgaaattgttattattattactccTTGGTTGTGCTGTACAGTGTCCtaacaaagaaaaatttatcACTAATATTAAAGCATTAAATGTTCAGACTCAACTTGCAATAGTAGAATGTATTAAACAG GTCACAGATCATCAAAACATAGTTATTAATGAAGATTCATTGGATAATTTAGATATAAGATATTTATTTGCAAAAATGAGAGTGCTTAGTCAAGAACTAGATTTATATCGTcag AAATGGAGGGATGTTGTTATAAACGGAGGTTTGGGAGCTGAAGAAATAAACAAAGTGCAACAATCTAACCCTGTTGTTAAATCAGAACGTGATGATAATCATCACTATGCAGTTGAATTGGCTGACTGCAAATCGAGAGTTAGAAAACACCGACAAGAATT agaagaaaaaacaGAAGCATTGTTGGAATGTAAAGAAGAACTCGAGTGCCATAAGATGTTATTAACCAAATTAAGACAAGAG AACCAAGAATTAATGCATGAAGCACGCACAGCAAAGTCTTATAGAGACGAATTAGATGCGGTAATGGAAAGAGCAGATCGTGCCGATCGATTGGAATTAGAAGTAGTAAGATATAAAGAAAAACTTACagatatagaattttataaaacacgCATAGAGGAGCTACGTGAAGATAATAG AGTTTTGATAGAGACTAGGGAAATGCTAGAGGATCAGTTAAATTCATCAAGAAGGAGGGCAGATAAAGTACTGGAACTCGAGTCTGAAATTCTTAAATTTAAACAATTAGTGAATGACATGGCATTGGAACGTGCAGCTgataaagaaaaatatcaagAGTTAATTGAAGAAAACACTCAATTACATAAATTAACGAAAGCTGCCGCAAATGAAGCTGCCTTAGATAGTTCTATAAGTGATTCTGAAGAACCAG CACATACTGATAATAGGCTGTCTGAACAATTGACAAATAATGCACAAACACGGGCTTTGAAACTTGAATTAGAAAATCGTCGATTGGTTAATTTAATAGACTCCTTAAAAGAAAGTTCCTTTCATGAAAATTCATCTCGTGTGTTggaattagaaaaagaaaagaagaagctgCAATTGAAGATCGAATCGTTAAATGATAATATTGAAAGATTAACACAACAAAATTCGGATTTAGAATTGGTTTGGAAGCAAGCACtcgaagaaaacaaaaaattacaGAACTCATTACAAAATCAAAGGACGTCATCCGAGAAACAACAACAGGAGTTCCAA ACTCAACATACGAAAATGATAGAACTGGAAAAAAATTGCGACACAGCAGTGAAAGAAAAACAACGAGTTCAGTCTTTATTGGAAAGCGTACAAAGACGAGCAGATGATTTAGAACGTAGTTTAGAGCTTGTCAATCAAAAAgttgaagaattaaaaattatagaaaataacgtaaaagaaattaattccaAGTGTCTTGATTTTGAATCAAAACTTGTGGCAGTAGAACGAGAGAAAGATATAGCACAGCGCGATGTGCATCGATATCGAGAAACAATAGAA GAAAAAGATGTTGCATTAGATAAAGCAACAAATAGTATTGAAGTTCTAGAAAGGAAAGTAATGCAACTTGAACAGGAACTTCATGATTCTGTTACACAAATTTCAAG attaCAAGAAATTGAAAGATCTAGTAAGGAGCTTGATTCACGAGCAGCTATTGATAGGGAAACGTTAGAAATTCTGCAATCGAATTTAGTAGCTGAAAAATTGAATACTCAACAATTATATACAGTTCTAGAAAAACTTGGACTCAGTGATAACATGTTGTTGTCATTGCCATTGGATAATATTGTTAAAaa aATCGCGCAAATTCCGGAAGTCGTCGATTATATAAGAAAATCAAATAATTCCTGCTGTTGTGAAAAGTCAGTATCTGAAACTACAAATTCCGAGAATAATGCAActaataatattcataatacACTAGAAGCAACAGTAGAAGCACTCAAG AAAGAACAGGAACATTTAAATGTGAAATTGGCTGCTGCACAAGTAGCATCGGAAAATCTCCTGTCTGAAAATGCGAAACTTCAAGTACAGATAACAACATTACAGTCTCAAAATAATTCTTTAGCAGCACAACATACAGCCTTGCAACTTGCAAATTCACAACTTGTTGCTGAAAAAGAAGAA TTGTTGAAAGAACGCAGTGCTCATCAACAAATATACACCCAACTGGTTCATGATCAAGTCACTTTACAATCTTTGCACGAACAATTAAATAACGaatatgaaaatctttttcacgAACACGATGCTCTCAAGTCAAATTTACGAGACGTAAAAAATGAAGTTAGAATGTTACGCGAATCTTATGAAGGattgaaaggaaaaaataagaCATTACAAACTGAAAAGGAATCATTGGTGAATGATGCAAAGAGTTTGAATAACTTGAGAGGAGAACATTCAAAGCTGAAG gaTGATTTTAGAAATCTGTATACTGCtacagaaaaattgaaaatggaGTATAGAAATTTACAAGAGgattataggaaaaacaaaaTTGAAACGAATCGACTAAGCCTTAAGTTAACAGAAATGCAAGGCGAGCTTAGCAGTAGAGATGAAAGATGTTCTAATTTAGAActtcaaattaataaattaaatcaaCGATGTGAG gtgttatTGCATATGAATTCCGGCTTAGATAATGATAGACGATCGTTGATGGATCATATTACTTTGTTGTTTAGCCAATATCATGAACTTTTGACTCATTCTCTTGAAGATAAAGAACATTATCACatggaagaaaaaatatatac agACAAAGTGAATCATTTATAtagacaaaaagaaaaattggaagACAAAATAATGGAACATTATAGAAAGTTAGATAGTTGTACTCCAAAAAA AAAAGGATTTGGAGCTAACTTCGTTCGAAGAGTTCGAAAAGTTGGATCTGAGTTTCTCAATAAG AATCGGCGATCTTGGGCGGAAGATCTCAAAAACTCAGAAGGAAAACCTTATGAATCAGAATCTGGTGGAAATGACTCTGACGCTAGTACAGAAGATCACCGTTTAGCAG GATCAACTAGAGCTCTTGGATCAGATACATTGTCTCTTGGTCATCCAGGGACTAGAAGAACAGTGTATTACACTGATGATTCTCCACCACCATCAACTACCGTACCA GAACAGGGAGATGATAGACGGTCTATATTATTGGAACAAACTTCGCGATCGGAGGTGCAAGTAGAACCACGACCGGTTCTGATATACAATAAAGTATCAGCAGTTATAAACGAATCAAACAATCTTAACAATAGTGGAATGAAGGATGTAGGGCAAGAAGAAACAATTATAGAAACTCCTGTAGACAAAGATTCAAAA ACTCCTCAACCCCGTCTTTCCTAA
- the Girdin gene encoding protein girdin isoform X2 has translation MASSEINDLLRGPLVTWFASCLEDPNLLSNYNDLVDGVLLHNVYLQIDPEPLYNAVIPSKGNIITRMKNLQVVVDNMKQFYEEELSHLILKLPDIISLGKEPQSFIGEMKLLLLLLLGCAVQCPNKEKFITNIKALNVQTQLAIVECIKQVTDHQNIVINEDSLDNLDIRYLFAKMRVLSQELDLYRQKWRDVVINGGLGAEEINKVQQSNPVVKSERDDNHHYAVELADCKSRVRKHRQELEEKTEALLECKEELECHKMLLTKLRQENQELMHEARTAKSYRDELDAVMERADRADRLELEVVRYKEKLTDIEFYKTRIEELREDNRVLIETREMLEDQLNSSRRRADKVLELESEILKFKQLVNDMALERAADKEKYQELIEENTQLHKLTKAAANEAALDSSISDSEEPAHTDNRLSEQLTNNAQTRALKLELENRRLVNLIDSLKESSFHENSSRVLELEKEKKKLQLKIESLNDNIERLTQQNSDLELVWKQALEENKKLQNSLQNQRTSSEKQQQEFQTQHTKMIELEKNCDTAVKEKQRVQSLLESVQRRADDLERSLELVNQKVEELKIIENNVKEINSKCLDFESKLVAVEREKDIAQRDVHRYRETIEEKDVALDKATNSIEVLERKVMQLEQELHDSVTQISRLQEIERSSKELDSRAAIDRETLEILQSNLVAEKLNTQQLYTVLEKLGLSDNMLLSLPLDNIVKKIAQIPEVVDYIRKSNNSCCCEKSVSETTNSENNATNNIHNTLEATVEALKKEQEHLNVKLAAAQVASENLLSENAKLQVQITTLQSQNNSLAAQHTALQLANSQLVAEKEELLKERSAHQQIYTQLVHDQVTLQSLHEQLNNEYENLFHEHDALKSNLRDVKNEVRMLRESYEGLKGKNKTLQTEKESLVNDAKSLNNLRGEHSKLKDDFRNLYTATEKLKMEYRNLQEDYRKNKIETNRLSLKLTEMQGELSSRDERCSNLELQINKLNQRCEVLLHMNSGLDNDRRSLMDHITLLFSQYHELLTHSLEDKEHYHMEEKIYTDKVNHLYRQKEKLEDKIMEHYRKLDSCTPKKKGFGANFVRRVRKVGSEFLNKNRRSWAEDLKNSEGKPYESESGGNDSDASTEDHRLAGSTRALGSDTLSLGHPGTRRTVYYTDDSPPPSTTVPEQGDDRRSILLEQTSRSEVQVEPRPVLIYNKVSAVINESNNLNNSGMKDVGQEETIIETPVDKDSKVFNIEEINGLNE, from the exons ATGGCATCTTCTGAAATTAATGATCTATTGCGTGGACCTTTAGTAACATGG TTCGCCAGTTGCTTAGAGGATCCTAACTTATTAAGCAATTACAATGATTTGGTGGATGGTGTATTATTACATAATGTATATTTGCAAAT AGATCCAGAACCACTGTATAATGCAGTAATACCTTCAAAAGGAAATATAATAACTCGCATGAAAAACTTGCAAGTCGTAGTAGATAATATgaaacaattttatgaagaagAATTAAGTCATTTAATCCTGAAGTTACCAGATATAATAAGTTTAGGCAAGGAGCCGCAATCATTTATTGGTGAAatgaaattgttattattattactccTTGGTTGTGCTGTACAGTGTCCtaacaaagaaaaatttatcACTAATATTAAAGCATTAAATGTTCAGACTCAACTTGCAATAGTAGAATGTATTAAACAG GTCACAGATCATCAAAACATAGTTATTAATGAAGATTCATTGGATAATTTAGATATAAGATATTTATTTGCAAAAATGAGAGTGCTTAGTCAAGAACTAGATTTATATCGTcag AAATGGAGGGATGTTGTTATAAACGGAGGTTTGGGAGCTGAAGAAATAAACAAAGTGCAACAATCTAACCCTGTTGTTAAATCAGAACGTGATGATAATCATCACTATGCAGTTGAATTGGCTGACTGCAAATCGAGAGTTAGAAAACACCGACAAGAATT agaagaaaaaacaGAAGCATTGTTGGAATGTAAAGAAGAACTCGAGTGCCATAAGATGTTATTAACCAAATTAAGACAAGAG AACCAAGAATTAATGCATGAAGCACGCACAGCAAAGTCTTATAGAGACGAATTAGATGCGGTAATGGAAAGAGCAGATCGTGCCGATCGATTGGAATTAGAAGTAGTAAGATATAAAGAAAAACTTACagatatagaattttataaaacacgCATAGAGGAGCTACGTGAAGATAATAG AGTTTTGATAGAGACTAGGGAAATGCTAGAGGATCAGTTAAATTCATCAAGAAGGAGGGCAGATAAAGTACTGGAACTCGAGTCTGAAATTCTTAAATTTAAACAATTAGTGAATGACATGGCATTGGAACGTGCAGCTgataaagaaaaatatcaagAGTTAATTGAAGAAAACACTCAATTACATAAATTAACGAAAGCTGCCGCAAATGAAGCTGCCTTAGATAGTTCTATAAGTGATTCTGAAGAACCAG CACATACTGATAATAGGCTGTCTGAACAATTGACAAATAATGCACAAACACGGGCTTTGAAACTTGAATTAGAAAATCGTCGATTGGTTAATTTAATAGACTCCTTAAAAGAAAGTTCCTTTCATGAAAATTCATCTCGTGTGTTggaattagaaaaagaaaagaagaagctgCAATTGAAGATCGAATCGTTAAATGATAATATTGAAAGATTAACACAACAAAATTCGGATTTAGAATTGGTTTGGAAGCAAGCACtcgaagaaaacaaaaaattacaGAACTCATTACAAAATCAAAGGACGTCATCCGAGAAACAACAACAGGAGTTCCAA ACTCAACATACGAAAATGATAGAACTGGAAAAAAATTGCGACACAGCAGTGAAAGAAAAACAACGAGTTCAGTCTTTATTGGAAAGCGTACAAAGACGAGCAGATGATTTAGAACGTAGTTTAGAGCTTGTCAATCAAAAAgttgaagaattaaaaattatagaaaataacgtaaaagaaattaattccaAGTGTCTTGATTTTGAATCAAAACTTGTGGCAGTAGAACGAGAGAAAGATATAGCACAGCGCGATGTGCATCGATATCGAGAAACAATAGAA GAAAAAGATGTTGCATTAGATAAAGCAACAAATAGTATTGAAGTTCTAGAAAGGAAAGTAATGCAACTTGAACAGGAACTTCATGATTCTGTTACACAAATTTCAAG attaCAAGAAATTGAAAGATCTAGTAAGGAGCTTGATTCACGAGCAGCTATTGATAGGGAAACGTTAGAAATTCTGCAATCGAATTTAGTAGCTGAAAAATTGAATACTCAACAATTATATACAGTTCTAGAAAAACTTGGACTCAGTGATAACATGTTGTTGTCATTGCCATTGGATAATATTGTTAAAaa aATCGCGCAAATTCCGGAAGTCGTCGATTATATAAGAAAATCAAATAATTCCTGCTGTTGTGAAAAGTCAGTATCTGAAACTACAAATTCCGAGAATAATGCAActaataatattcataatacACTAGAAGCAACAGTAGAAGCACTCAAG AAAGAACAGGAACATTTAAATGTGAAATTGGCTGCTGCACAAGTAGCATCGGAAAATCTCCTGTCTGAAAATGCGAAACTTCAAGTACAGATAACAACATTACAGTCTCAAAATAATTCTTTAGCAGCACAACATACAGCCTTGCAACTTGCAAATTCACAACTTGTTGCTGAAAAAGAAGAA TTGTTGAAAGAACGCAGTGCTCATCAACAAATATACACCCAACTGGTTCATGATCAAGTCACTTTACAATCTTTGCACGAACAATTAAATAACGaatatgaaaatctttttcacgAACACGATGCTCTCAAGTCAAATTTACGAGACGTAAAAAATGAAGTTAGAATGTTACGCGAATCTTATGAAGGattgaaaggaaaaaataagaCATTACAAACTGAAAAGGAATCATTGGTGAATGATGCAAAGAGTTTGAATAACTTGAGAGGAGAACATTCAAAGCTGAAG gaTGATTTTAGAAATCTGTATACTGCtacagaaaaattgaaaatggaGTATAGAAATTTACAAGAGgattataggaaaaacaaaaTTGAAACGAATCGACTAAGCCTTAAGTTAACAGAAATGCAAGGCGAGCTTAGCAGTAGAGATGAAAGATGTTCTAATTTAGAActtcaaattaataaattaaatcaaCGATGTGAG gtgttatTGCATATGAATTCCGGCTTAGATAATGATAGACGATCGTTGATGGATCATATTACTTTGTTGTTTAGCCAATATCATGAACTTTTGACTCATTCTCTTGAAGATAAAGAACATTATCACatggaagaaaaaatatatac agACAAAGTGAATCATTTATAtagacaaaaagaaaaattggaagACAAAATAATGGAACATTATAGAAAGTTAGATAGTTGTACTCCAAAAAA AAAAGGATTTGGAGCTAACTTCGTTCGAAGAGTTCGAAAAGTTGGATCTGAGTTTCTCAATAAG AATCGGCGATCTTGGGCGGAAGATCTCAAAAACTCAGAAGGAAAACCTTATGAATCAGAATCTGGTGGAAATGACTCTGACGCTAGTACAGAAGATCACCGTTTAGCAG GATCAACTAGAGCTCTTGGATCAGATACATTGTCTCTTGGTCATCCAGGGACTAGAAGAACAGTGTATTACACTGATGATTCTCCACCACCATCAACTACCGTACCA GAACAGGGAGATGATAGACGGTCTATATTATTGGAACAAACTTCGCGATCGGAGGTGCAAGTAGAACCACGACCGGTTCTGATATACAATAAAGTATCAGCAGTTATAAACGAATCAAACAATCTTAACAATAGTGGAATGAAGGATGTAGGGCAAGAAGAAACAATTATAGAAACTCCTGTAGACAAAGATTCAAAA GTTTTTAATATTGAAGAAATTAATGGGTTAAATGAATGA
- the Girdin gene encoding protein girdin isoform X1: MASSEINDLLRGPLVTWFASCLEDPNLLSNYNDLVDGVLLHNVYLQIDPEPLYNAVIPSKGNIITRMKNLQVVVDNMKQFYEEELSHLILKLPDIISLGKEPQSFIGEMKLLLLLLLGCAVQCPNKEKFITNIKALNVQTQLAIVECIKQVTDHQNIVINEDSLDNLDIRYLFAKMRVLSQELDLYRQKWRDVVINGGLGAEEINKVQQSNPVVKSERDDNHHYAVELADCKSRVRKHRQELEEKTEALLECKEELECHKMLLTKLRQENQELMHEARTAKSYRDELDAVMERADRADRLELEVVRYKEKLTDIEFYKTRIEELREDNRVLIETREMLEDQLNSSRRRADKVLELESEILKFKQLVNDMALERAADKEKYQELIEENTQLHKLTKAAANEAALDSSISDSEEPAHTDNRLSEQLTNNAQTRALKLELENRRLVNLIDSLKESSFHENSSRVLELEKEKKKLQLKIESLNDNIERLTQQNSDLELVWKQALEENKKLQNSLQNQRTSSEKQQQEFQTQHTKMIELEKNCDTAVKEKQRVQSLLESVQRRADDLERSLELVNQKVEELKIIENNVKEINSKCLDFESKLVAVEREKDIAQRDVHRYRETIEEKDVALDKATNSIEVLERKVMQLEQELHDSVTQISRLQEIERSSKELDSRAAIDRETLEILQSNLVAEKLNTQQLYTVLEKLGLSDNMLLSLPLDNIVKKIAQIPEVVDYIRKSNNSCCCEKSVSETTNSENNATNNIHNTLEATVEALKKEQEHLNVKLAAAQVASENLLSENAKLQVQITTLQSQNNSLAAQHTALQLANSQLVAEKEELLKERSAHQQIYTQLVHDQVTLQSLHEQLNNEYENLFHEHDALKSNLRDVKNEVRMLRESYEGLKGKNKTLQTEKESLVNDAKSLNNLRGEHSKLKDDFRNLYTATEKLKMEYRNLQEDYRKNKIETNRLSLKLTEMQGELSSRDERCSNLELQINKLNQRCEVLLHMNSGLDNDRRSLMDHITLLFSQYHELLTHSLEDKEHYHMEEKIYTDKVNHLYRQKEKLEDKIMEHYRKLDSCTPKKKGFGANFVRRVRKVGSEFLNKNRRSWAEDLKNSEGKPYESESGGNDSDASTEDHRLAGSTRALGSDTLSLGHPGTRRTVYYTDDSPPPSTTVPEQGDDRRSILLEQTSRSEVQVEPRPVLIYNKVSAVINESNNLNNSGMKDVGQEETIIETPVDKDSKVGNQVWYEYGCV; encoded by the exons ATGGCATCTTCTGAAATTAATGATCTATTGCGTGGACCTTTAGTAACATGG TTCGCCAGTTGCTTAGAGGATCCTAACTTATTAAGCAATTACAATGATTTGGTGGATGGTGTATTATTACATAATGTATATTTGCAAAT AGATCCAGAACCACTGTATAATGCAGTAATACCTTCAAAAGGAAATATAATAACTCGCATGAAAAACTTGCAAGTCGTAGTAGATAATATgaaacaattttatgaagaagAATTAAGTCATTTAATCCTGAAGTTACCAGATATAATAAGTTTAGGCAAGGAGCCGCAATCATTTATTGGTGAAatgaaattgttattattattactccTTGGTTGTGCTGTACAGTGTCCtaacaaagaaaaatttatcACTAATATTAAAGCATTAAATGTTCAGACTCAACTTGCAATAGTAGAATGTATTAAACAG GTCACAGATCATCAAAACATAGTTATTAATGAAGATTCATTGGATAATTTAGATATAAGATATTTATTTGCAAAAATGAGAGTGCTTAGTCAAGAACTAGATTTATATCGTcag AAATGGAGGGATGTTGTTATAAACGGAGGTTTGGGAGCTGAAGAAATAAACAAAGTGCAACAATCTAACCCTGTTGTTAAATCAGAACGTGATGATAATCATCACTATGCAGTTGAATTGGCTGACTGCAAATCGAGAGTTAGAAAACACCGACAAGAATT agaagaaaaaacaGAAGCATTGTTGGAATGTAAAGAAGAACTCGAGTGCCATAAGATGTTATTAACCAAATTAAGACAAGAG AACCAAGAATTAATGCATGAAGCACGCACAGCAAAGTCTTATAGAGACGAATTAGATGCGGTAATGGAAAGAGCAGATCGTGCCGATCGATTGGAATTAGAAGTAGTAAGATATAAAGAAAAACTTACagatatagaattttataaaacacgCATAGAGGAGCTACGTGAAGATAATAG AGTTTTGATAGAGACTAGGGAAATGCTAGAGGATCAGTTAAATTCATCAAGAAGGAGGGCAGATAAAGTACTGGAACTCGAGTCTGAAATTCTTAAATTTAAACAATTAGTGAATGACATGGCATTGGAACGTGCAGCTgataaagaaaaatatcaagAGTTAATTGAAGAAAACACTCAATTACATAAATTAACGAAAGCTGCCGCAAATGAAGCTGCCTTAGATAGTTCTATAAGTGATTCTGAAGAACCAG CACATACTGATAATAGGCTGTCTGAACAATTGACAAATAATGCACAAACACGGGCTTTGAAACTTGAATTAGAAAATCGTCGATTGGTTAATTTAATAGACTCCTTAAAAGAAAGTTCCTTTCATGAAAATTCATCTCGTGTGTTggaattagaaaaagaaaagaagaagctgCAATTGAAGATCGAATCGTTAAATGATAATATTGAAAGATTAACACAACAAAATTCGGATTTAGAATTGGTTTGGAAGCAAGCACtcgaagaaaacaaaaaattacaGAACTCATTACAAAATCAAAGGACGTCATCCGAGAAACAACAACAGGAGTTCCAA ACTCAACATACGAAAATGATAGAACTGGAAAAAAATTGCGACACAGCAGTGAAAGAAAAACAACGAGTTCAGTCTTTATTGGAAAGCGTACAAAGACGAGCAGATGATTTAGAACGTAGTTTAGAGCTTGTCAATCAAAAAgttgaagaattaaaaattatagaaaataacgtaaaagaaattaattccaAGTGTCTTGATTTTGAATCAAAACTTGTGGCAGTAGAACGAGAGAAAGATATAGCACAGCGCGATGTGCATCGATATCGAGAAACAATAGAA GAAAAAGATGTTGCATTAGATAAAGCAACAAATAGTATTGAAGTTCTAGAAAGGAAAGTAATGCAACTTGAACAGGAACTTCATGATTCTGTTACACAAATTTCAAG attaCAAGAAATTGAAAGATCTAGTAAGGAGCTTGATTCACGAGCAGCTATTGATAGGGAAACGTTAGAAATTCTGCAATCGAATTTAGTAGCTGAAAAATTGAATACTCAACAATTATATACAGTTCTAGAAAAACTTGGACTCAGTGATAACATGTTGTTGTCATTGCCATTGGATAATATTGTTAAAaa aATCGCGCAAATTCCGGAAGTCGTCGATTATATAAGAAAATCAAATAATTCCTGCTGTTGTGAAAAGTCAGTATCTGAAACTACAAATTCCGAGAATAATGCAActaataatattcataatacACTAGAAGCAACAGTAGAAGCACTCAAG AAAGAACAGGAACATTTAAATGTGAAATTGGCTGCTGCACAAGTAGCATCGGAAAATCTCCTGTCTGAAAATGCGAAACTTCAAGTACAGATAACAACATTACAGTCTCAAAATAATTCTTTAGCAGCACAACATACAGCCTTGCAACTTGCAAATTCACAACTTGTTGCTGAAAAAGAAGAA TTGTTGAAAGAACGCAGTGCTCATCAACAAATATACACCCAACTGGTTCATGATCAAGTCACTTTACAATCTTTGCACGAACAATTAAATAACGaatatgaaaatctttttcacgAACACGATGCTCTCAAGTCAAATTTACGAGACGTAAAAAATGAAGTTAGAATGTTACGCGAATCTTATGAAGGattgaaaggaaaaaataagaCATTACAAACTGAAAAGGAATCATTGGTGAATGATGCAAAGAGTTTGAATAACTTGAGAGGAGAACATTCAAAGCTGAAG gaTGATTTTAGAAATCTGTATACTGCtacagaaaaattgaaaatggaGTATAGAAATTTACAAGAGgattataggaaaaacaaaaTTGAAACGAATCGACTAAGCCTTAAGTTAACAGAAATGCAAGGCGAGCTTAGCAGTAGAGATGAAAGATGTTCTAATTTAGAActtcaaattaataaattaaatcaaCGATGTGAG gtgttatTGCATATGAATTCCGGCTTAGATAATGATAGACGATCGTTGATGGATCATATTACTTTGTTGTTTAGCCAATATCATGAACTTTTGACTCATTCTCTTGAAGATAAAGAACATTATCACatggaagaaaaaatatatac agACAAAGTGAATCATTTATAtagacaaaaagaaaaattggaagACAAAATAATGGAACATTATAGAAAGTTAGATAGTTGTACTCCAAAAAA AAAAGGATTTGGAGCTAACTTCGTTCGAAGAGTTCGAAAAGTTGGATCTGAGTTTCTCAATAAG AATCGGCGATCTTGGGCGGAAGATCTCAAAAACTCAGAAGGAAAACCTTATGAATCAGAATCTGGTGGAAATGACTCTGACGCTAGTACAGAAGATCACCGTTTAGCAG GATCAACTAGAGCTCTTGGATCAGATACATTGTCTCTTGGTCATCCAGGGACTAGAAGAACAGTGTATTACACTGATGATTCTCCACCACCATCAACTACCGTACCA GAACAGGGAGATGATAGACGGTCTATATTATTGGAACAAACTTCGCGATCGGAGGTGCAAGTAGAACCACGACCGGTTCTGATATACAATAAAGTATCAGCAGTTATAAACGAATCAAACAATCTTAACAATAGTGGAATGAAGGATGTAGGGCAAGAAGAAACAATTATAGAAACTCCTGTAGACAAAGATTCAAAAGTAGGTAATCAAGTGTGGTACGAATATGGTTGTGTATGA